In Candidatus Hydrogenedentota bacterium, the following proteins share a genomic window:
- a CDS encoding sensor domain-containing diguanylate cyclase, translating to MILDDALFQKLLENLSEGVYFVDPQRTILYWNRAAERITGFSEKEIEGKSCADDILVHVDDAGTSLCKGACPLAATMKDGRNRVNRVYLRHKEGYRLPVCVSTAAIRDDTGNVIGGLETFHDDSSLVAALAEAERLSQLALICPLTGIGNRRFAEETIAKRLSESQRNHTACAFVMFDVDHFKKINDSYGHPVGDIVLKMVAQTLLTNLRVYDFVGRWGGEEFLLTMPHLSRQELENTANRLRVLVERSSRKISENRLAVTISGGATLSRADDTPASVIKRVDALLYESKRRGRNRVTIG from the coding sequence ATGATTCTCGACGATGCATTGTTTCAGAAATTGCTGGAAAATCTTTCGGAAGGGGTTTATTTTGTCGATCCGCAGCGAACCATTCTATACTGGAACCGGGCCGCAGAACGCATCACGGGCTTCTCCGAAAAGGAGATCGAAGGCAAGTCGTGCGCGGACGACATTCTGGTCCACGTGGATGATGCCGGAACTTCATTGTGCAAGGGCGCTTGCCCGTTGGCGGCCACGATGAAAGACGGCCGGAATCGCGTCAACCGCGTTTATCTCCGGCACAAGGAAGGCTATCGGCTGCCGGTTTGTGTTTCCACGGCGGCTATCCGGGACGATACGGGAAACGTCATCGGCGGCTTGGAAACCTTTCACGACGATTCGTCGCTTGTTGCGGCGTTGGCGGAGGCGGAACGGCTTTCGCAACTTGCGCTGATATGCCCGTTGACCGGTATTGGAAACCGGCGCTTTGCCGAGGAAACGATTGCCAAACGATTGTCCGAATCGCAGCGCAACCATACCGCGTGCGCATTTGTCATGTTCGATGTGGATCACTTTAAAAAGATCAATGATTCCTACGGCCATCCCGTCGGCGATATCGTGCTGAAAATGGTTGCGCAAACGTTATTGACCAATCTGCGCGTCTATGATTTTGTCGGACGCTGGGGCGGCGAAGAGTTTCTGCTGACCATGCCCCATCTGTCCCGGCAAGAGTTGGAAAATACCGCCAACCGTTTGCGCGTGCTGGTCGAACGATCGAGCCGCAAGATCAGTGAAAATCGTTTGGCCGTCACCATTTCAGGCGGGGCCACGCTCTCCCGCGCCGACGATACGCCGGCTTCGGTCATCAAGCGCGTGGATGCTTTGCTTTATGAAAGCAAGCGCCGTGGCCGCAATCGCGTGACCATCGGTTGA
- a CDS encoding NAD/NADP octopine/nopaline dehydrogenase family protein: MCEKKPVFCVMGAGHGGLAMAGHLGFMGFEVRIYNRSGERIDAIQARGGIDVTGDEVDGFGRVALATTDVERALDGVDVIMVVVPATGHEFMAETCAKYLKAGQIIVLNPGRTLGALAFYQALKRSDCVADVLIAEAQTFLYACRIMGPAQVQIFRVKNSVPLATLQAHRIPQCLNIVREAFPQFVPGDNVLKTSFNNIGAVFHPAIMLLNSGWVEDVADFEFYHQGVTPSVGRILEQLDAERVSVAAAMGFQASTAREWLYYAYDAAGRNLRDAMRANMGYRGVMAPHRMEMRYLTEDVPCSLVPMSSLGKKFGVPTPLMDSFITLASAMHDRDYRAEGRTVESLGIADMDLKQLRMMAIGEIDP; the protein is encoded by the coding sequence ATGTGCGAGAAGAAACCTGTTTTTTGCGTGATGGGCGCGGGCCATGGCGGTCTTGCGATGGCCGGCCACTTGGGCTTCATGGGATTTGAAGTCCGCATTTACAACCGGAGCGGCGAACGGATAGACGCCATTCAAGCGCGCGGCGGCATAGACGTGACCGGCGACGAGGTGGATGGTTTTGGCCGCGTGGCGCTGGCGACGACCGATGTCGAGCGCGCCCTCGACGGCGTGGACGTAATCATGGTGGTGGTGCCGGCCACGGGCCATGAATTCATGGCGGAGACCTGCGCCAAATACTTGAAGGCCGGCCAGATAATTGTGCTCAATCCGGGCCGCACGCTGGGCGCGCTGGCGTTTTACCAGGCGTTGAAACGCAGCGATTGCGTGGCGGACGTGCTCATCGCCGAGGCGCAGACCTTTCTGTACGCATGCCGCATCATGGGCCCGGCGCAAGTGCAGATCTTCCGCGTGAAGAACTCGGTTCCCTTGGCCACGCTTCAGGCGCACCGGATTCCGCAATGTCTCAACATTGTGCGGGAAGCGTTTCCCCAGTTCGTGCCCGGCGACAACGTCCTGAAGACCAGTTTCAACAACATCGGCGCCGTATTCCATCCGGCCATTATGTTGCTGAATTCGGGCTGGGTGGAGGATGTCGCCGACTTCGAATTCTATCACCAGGGCGTTACGCCGTCGGTGGGGCGCATTCTGGAACAGTTGGATGCCGAACGGGTCAGCGTGGCCGCGGCTATGGGGTTTCAGGCTTCTACGGCCCGCGAATGGCTTTACTATGCGTACGATGCGGCGGGACGGAACCTGCGCGACGCCATGCGCGCGAACATGGGCTACCGCGGGGTCATGGCGCCCCACCGCATGGAAATGCGCTATCTCACCGAGGACGTGCCGTGCAGTCTGGTTCCGATGAGTTCTCTTGGCAAGAAATTCGGCGTCCCCACGCCGCTCATGGATTCGTTCATCACGTTGGCGTCCGCCATGCACGACCGGGACTATCGCGCGGAAGGAAGGACCGTCGAGTCGTTGGGCATCGCGGACATGGATCTCAAGCAGTTGCGAATGATGGCCATAGGAGAAATTGACCCATGA
- a CDS encoding DNA adenine methylase, with amino-acid sequence MTPSIEATGINPVKARPFLKWAGGKSQLLEAIRARLPEGIGLGKMTRYAEPFVGSGAVFFDLSHRFSFSECLLMDANDDLTRAYQVLQSFPEMLIKALTAMVNEYRALSSEDRRAYFYMVRRAFNEPWQGSGCDAFGPEAVARTARLIFLNRTCFNGLYRVNSRGRFNVPFGRYDNPTICDAANLRLVSRALQGVEIRTGDFESCADFIDAHTFVYFDPPYRPLSKTAHFTSYAAHTFDDASQLRLARFFRKLDQRGAKLMLSNSDPKNENPEDDLFDRVYEGFRIERVKAARAINSNARLRGPVNELIITNY; translated from the coding sequence ATGACGCCGTCCATTGAAGCCACCGGGATAAACCCGGTCAAGGCCCGGCCGTTTCTAAAATGGGCGGGGGGCAAATCGCAATTGCTCGAGGCCATCCGAGCCCGGCTTCCGGAGGGGATAGGGCTAGGGAAAATGACCCGGTATGCAGAACCTTTCGTTGGAAGCGGAGCGGTCTTTTTCGACCTGTCACACCGGTTTTCGTTTTCCGAGTGCCTGTTGATGGACGCCAACGACGATCTGACACGGGCCTACCAGGTCCTTCAGTCGTTTCCGGAAATGCTGATAAAGGCGCTGACGGCCATGGTGAACGAGTATCGGGCTTTGTCCTCCGAAGACCGCCGTGCCTATTTCTACATGGTGCGCAGGGCGTTCAATGAGCCTTGGCAAGGTTCCGGCTGCGATGCTTTCGGCCCGGAGGCGGTCGCGCGCACGGCGCGGCTCATCTTTCTCAATCGCACCTGTTTCAACGGCCTTTACCGGGTCAATTCCCGGGGAAGGTTCAACGTGCCCTTCGGCCGTTACGACAATCCGACAATCTGCGACGCGGCGAACCTCCGGCTTGTGTCGCGGGCCTTGCAAGGCGTCGAGATCCGGACCGGCGACTTCGAGTCCTGCGCGGACTTCATTGACGCGCACACGTTCGTCTATTTTGATCCGCCCTACCGGCCTTTGAGCAAAACCGCCCATTTTACGTCCTACGCCGCGCATACTTTCGACGATGCGTCGCAGCTTCGGCTGGCCCGTTTCTTTCGTAAACTGGACCAGCGCGGCGCGAAACTCATGCTGAGCAATTCCGACCCGAAAAACGAAAACCCGGAAGACGATTTATTCGATCGGGTCTATGAGGGATTCCGGATTGAACGGGTCAAGGCCGCGCGAGCCATCAACAGCAATGCGCGGTTGCGCGGACCCGTCAACGAACTGATAATCACGAATTATTGA
- a CDS encoding cobalamin B12-binding domain-containing protein, producing the protein MKKIVGAALAPCVHVAGLDHFLRLCEKHGWSAIALGPAIPVQNVLAAVDAELPDWVALSYRLTPEDLAPILEDLRRGLDRLVGPRPKLVFGGTPAAAVVAKASGLFEKVFDGTESMQEIQAFAAGQAPRRKQRDFPQDLAARIDQSYPFPLIRHHYGEPDLARTIRGARRIANAGVLDVLSIGPDQNAQEHFFHPERMDPGQHGAGGVPVRTPDDLAAIYKATRRGNYPLVRCYSGTRDLIAWARMSIETIHNAWAAIPLCWYSVMDGRSPIPFPGAIVEKQEAMRFYAEQGLPVEVNESHQWSLREAHDALAVAMAFLAAYNAKAQGVKRYIIQMMHNTPPSTSPAMDLAKMLAKLELIREIEGPDFTTWREVRAGIASLPPDFDEAKGHMAASAVYAMALKPHILHVVGFSEAYRVVDPKILIESCRIARGAVRLALQGAPDPLHDPAVLARKTHLVSQARILLDGIRRLGPNSADPWSDPDVLSRAIATGMLDTPHFRGNPHLCGRIATACVNGGWEAVEPATGRIIGEEERLQSLIKTA; encoded by the coding sequence ATGAAGAAGATTGTTGGAGCGGCGCTGGCCCCGTGCGTGCATGTGGCGGGGCTGGACCATTTTCTGCGCCTGTGTGAAAAACACGGCTGGAGCGCCATCGCTCTGGGCCCCGCGATTCCGGTGCAGAACGTGCTGGCGGCTGTGGACGCGGAACTGCCCGACTGGGTGGCCCTGTCTTACCGGCTGACGCCCGAAGACCTTGCGCCCATTCTCGAGGATTTGCGCCGGGGCTTGGATCGCCTTGTGGGACCCCGCCCGAAACTGGTGTTCGGCGGCACGCCCGCGGCGGCGGTAGTGGCCAAGGCCAGCGGACTTTTCGAAAAGGTATTCGACGGGACGGAATCCATGCAGGAAATTCAGGCGTTTGCCGCCGGACAGGCGCCGCGGCGGAAACAACGCGATTTCCCACAGGATCTCGCCGCGCGGATTGACCAGTCGTATCCCTTTCCCCTGATTCGCCACCATTACGGCGAGCCGGATCTGGCGCGCACCATCCGCGGCGCGCGCCGCATTGCAAACGCCGGGGTTCTCGACGTCTTGTCCATCGGACCGGACCAGAATGCCCAAGAACACTTCTTTCATCCGGAACGGATGGATCCCGGCCAGCACGGCGCCGGCGGCGTGCCCGTCCGCACGCCGGACGATTTGGCCGCCATTTATAAGGCCACCCGCCGCGGGAACTACCCGCTCGTGCGGTGCTACAGCGGCACGCGGGATCTGATTGCCTGGGCCCGGATGAGCATCGAAACGATTCACAACGCGTGGGCCGCAATCCCGCTGTGCTGGTACAGCGTAATGGATGGGCGAAGCCCGATCCCGTTTCCCGGGGCCATCGTCGAAAAACAGGAGGCCATGCGGTTTTATGCCGAACAGGGCCTTCCGGTCGAGGTCAACGAGTCGCATCAGTGGAGTCTACGCGAGGCGCACGACGCGCTGGCCGTCGCGATGGCGTTTCTCGCCGCCTACAACGCGAAAGCCCAGGGCGTGAAACGCTATATCATTCAGATGATGCACAACACGCCGCCGTCCACCAGTCCGGCCATGGATCTCGCCAAAATGCTGGCCAAACTTGAACTAATCCGCGAAATTGAAGGGCCGGACTTCACGACTTGGCGCGAGGTGCGGGCAGGGATTGCCAGTTTGCCGCCGGATTTCGACGAGGCCAAGGGGCACATGGCGGCTTCGGCGGTGTACGCCATGGCCCTAAAGCCCCATATCCTGCATGTCGTGGGATTCAGCGAGGCCTACCGGGTCGTGGACCCCAAAATTCTCATCGAGAGTTGCCGGATCGCGCGCGGAGCCGTCCGCCTGGCCCTGCAGGGCGCGCCGGATCCCCTGCACGATCCGGCGGTCCTGGCGCGCAAAACCCACCTGGTTTCACAGGCGCGCATCCTCTTGGACGGCATTCGCCGTCTTGGGCCGAATAGCGCGGATCCGTGGAGCGATCCGGACGTATTGTCCCGCGCCATTGCCACGGGCATGCTCGATACGCCGCACTTTCGGGGCAATCCGCATCTGTGCGGGCGCATCGCGACAGCCTGCGTCAATGGCGGCTGGGAGGCGGTAGAGCCGGCCACGGGCCGCATCATCGGCGAGGAGGAACGCCTCCAGTCATTGATAAAAACCGCGTAG
- the rpsI gene encoding 30S ribosomal protein S9, translating to MTDAAGEVVAVGRRKAASARVRVSPGTGKIMVNGRAIEAYMAREVLVMMAKQPLEVTGNENKYDVRAICEGGGLAGQAGALRLGIARALTKLNEEHRTPLRRAGLLTRDAREVERKKYGRPGARKRFQFSKR from the coding sequence GTGACAGATGCAGCGGGAGAAGTGGTGGCGGTCGGGCGCCGCAAGGCGGCCAGCGCGCGCGTGCGCGTTTCACCCGGCACGGGCAAAATCATGGTCAATGGGCGGGCCATCGAAGCCTATATGGCGCGCGAGGTGCTCGTCATGATGGCAAAACAGCCGCTTGAAGTGACCGGAAATGAAAACAAATACGACGTCCGGGCCATTTGCGAGGGCGGTGGCCTTGCAGGCCAAGCCGGCGCGTTGCGGCTGGGCATTGCGCGGGCGTTGACGAAATTGAATGAGGAACACCGCACGCCGTTGCGGCGCGCCGGGCTCCTGACGCGCGACGCGCGCGAGGTCGAACGCAAGAAGTACGGGCGTCCCGGCGCGCGCAAGCGCTTCCAGTTCTCGAAGCGCTAG
- the rplM gene encoding 50S ribosomal protein L13: MKTYVPKQGEFEKKWHLIDAEGQVLGRVAVEAARLIRGKHKPNFTPHMDCGDYVIIVNAEKAIVTGKKGDQKKYFSHSGYFGGLSETSYKEMLAKHPARAMLAAVQGMLPHNRLGRKLAKHVRVYAGPNHRQEAQTPQPYTLGK, encoded by the coding sequence GTGAAAACGTATGTCCCCAAACAGGGGGAATTCGAGAAAAAATGGCATTTGATTGATGCCGAGGGCCAAGTGCTGGGCCGGGTGGCGGTGGAAGCCGCGCGGTTGATCCGGGGTAAGCATAAGCCGAATTTCACGCCGCACATGGATTGCGGCGATTATGTAATCATCGTCAATGCCGAGAAGGCGATCGTGACAGGCAAAAAGGGGGACCAGAAGAAGTATTTCTCGCATTCGGGGTATTTTGGCGGTCTTTCCGAGACCTCGTACAAGGAAATGTTGGCCAAGCATCCGGCGCGGGCGATGCTCGCGGCGGTGCAGGGCATGTTGCCGCACAACCGGCTGGGCCGGAAACTGGCCAAGCATGTCCGTGTTTATGCGGGGCCGAATCATCGCCAGGAAGCGCAGACTCCCCAGCCATACACGCTGGGCAAATAA
- a CDS encoding radical SAM protein, which produces MRVLLMVPNFHWTSLDAQFLWHYLPYNLCLLAAMIEDECEVSILDAFARNLSPDDIRAILRRERPDLVGVTVLMNQCASAGHQTLALVKEELPDCRTAIGGVYATVNPDHAMQDPHVDYTFVGEGEYSLRDLIRHLSGKGPFPERGVWFRRNGAIERRGRSDLIADLDVLPRPAYHLIDFSSYANSISRVTVDGPAVFPNARISTSRGCPYGCTFCQVEAISGRRFRGRSAGNILDEIAWLKSEYGIRSLTFDDDNLHTDRQRAIDLFRGMIERGLAMPWKSIATAVFRLDEEQVDLMRESGCVYVDIAIESGTPAIRRNFVGKPLDLDHAARIIRYLREKGIFVAANIIMGFPTETWEEIRESLRVVELLEVDYVKLFPLVPLRHTKVWDTCVECGLIPQDMTDDRLNWNYGNLNTPEFSAAELSILRAFEWDRINFSSPEKRRRTAEMMNITLEELERIRRATRRNACRKAGRTPIPD; this is translated from the coding sequence ATGCGTGTATTGCTCATGGTGCCCAATTTCCACTGGACCTCGCTTGACGCCCAGTTTCTATGGCATTACCTTCCCTACAATCTCTGTCTCCTCGCGGCGATGATCGAAGACGAGTGCGAGGTTTCCATCCTGGATGCGTTCGCACGAAACCTGTCGCCCGACGATATTCGCGCCATCCTCAGGCGCGAACGGCCCGACCTGGTCGGCGTCACCGTCCTGATGAACCAGTGCGCCTCGGCGGGCCATCAGACGCTGGCGCTGGTCAAGGAGGAATTGCCGGATTGCCGGACGGCAATCGGCGGTGTATACGCGACGGTCAACCCCGACCATGCCATGCAAGATCCCCATGTTGACTACACCTTCGTGGGAGAAGGGGAATACAGCCTGCGTGATCTGATCCGGCATCTTTCGGGCAAGGGCCCCTTTCCTGAAAGGGGGGTATGGTTTCGCCGCAATGGGGCGATCGAACGCCGAGGACGTTCGGACCTGATTGCCGACTTGGACGTGCTGCCGCGCCCCGCTTATCATCTGATTGATTTCTCCTCGTACGCAAATTCGATCTCGCGCGTGACAGTGGACGGCCCGGCGGTCTTCCCAAACGCGCGGATTTCGACCTCGCGGGGTTGCCCGTACGGCTGCACGTTCTGCCAGGTCGAGGCCATTTCCGGCCGCCGTTTTCGCGGACGCAGCGCGGGGAACATCCTGGATGAAATCGCCTGGTTGAAAAGCGAGTATGGCATCCGGTCGCTCACGTTCGACGACGACAATCTGCACACGGACCGCCAGCGCGCGATCGATCTGTTCCGCGGGATGATCGAGCGGGGGCTTGCAATGCCGTGGAAATCAATTGCCACGGCCGTTTTCCGACTCGACGAAGAGCAGGTTGACCTGATGCGGGAAAGCGGCTGTGTCTACGTGGACATCGCGATCGAGTCAGGCACACCGGCTATTCGCAGAAATTTCGTTGGGAAACCGCTGGATCTTGATCACGCGGCCCGCATCATCCGATACCTGCGGGAAAAGGGCATTTTTGTCGCGGCCAACATTATCATGGGATTTCCAACCGAGACTTGGGAAGAGATTCGCGAATCGCTCCGGGTGGTCGAGTTGCTCGAAGTTGATTACGTGAAACTTTTTCCGCTGGTGCCTTTACGCCACACGAAGGTATGGGACACGTGCGTCGAATGCGGACTGATTCCGCAGGACATGACCGACGACCGTTTGAACTGGAACTATGGAAACTTGAACACGCCGGAATTTTCGGCTGCTGAACTGAGCATCCTGCGGGCTTTCGAGTGGGATCGGATCAACTTTTCGTCACCCGAGAAGCGCCGCCGCACGGCGGAAATGATGAATATCACGCTGGAGGAACTGGAACGGATCCGGCGCGCCACCCGGCGAAATGCCTGCCGCAAGGCCGGGCGCACGCCGATTCCCGATTGA
- a CDS encoding asparagine synthase-related protein yields MCGFVAMHGNPDENLLKDMLDRIRHRGPDGGGVLRIGQGLLGHVRLAILDVPSGAQPMTNERGDLAVAFNGEIYNHAALRRELDDRHRFKTRSDTEVLLHLYEDDAEDMLSKLDGMFAFALAGPRGMMLARDPLGIKPLYYGRRGGTFIAASELRAFPAMDELHALPAGHAMFADGTPWRYARPFPPKRPVVDLPLPEVLTEIRRRLEHAVIKRLMSDVPVGVYLSGGLDSSLVAALMRPHTVELHSFTAGMEGAPDLEMARDVASWLGTNHHERVYTADDIENALPDVIRHLESFDAPLVRSAAPMYFVSKLACKHVKVVLTGEGADELFAGYEYLKTLDQGMELRQELWNIIERLQDTNLQRTDRMTMVHGIEGRVPFLDLGLLRFVSRLPLDLLAPREDRPEKWLLREACKGILPPEILARKKMKFSEGAGSANVVAERIRSAMTAEEFEQARRTAAKQGLRSPEELHYFRIWREEMGPHVPPALVGRTSDPCAAA; encoded by the coding sequence ATGTGTGGATTCGTTGCCATGCACGGCAATCCGGATGAAAACCTGCTCAAGGACATGCTCGACCGCATTCGCCACCGGGGACCCGACGGCGGGGGCGTCCTGCGCATCGGACAAGGGCTGCTGGGGCATGTCCGCTTGGCGATCCTCGACGTGCCGTCCGGCGCACAGCCCATGACCAACGAGCGCGGGGATCTCGCCGTCGCATTCAACGGCGAGATCTACAATCATGCCGCGCTGCGACGGGAATTGGATGACCGCCACCGATTCAAGACCCGCTCCGACACCGAAGTCCTGCTACATCTGTATGAAGACGATGCCGAAGACATGCTGTCCAAACTCGACGGCATGTTCGCATTTGCGCTGGCCGGGCCGCGTGGAATGATGCTGGCGCGGGATCCGCTGGGTATCAAGCCGCTGTATTACGGGCGGCGAGGCGGAACGTTCATCGCCGCGAGCGAACTCAGGGCCTTTCCCGCCATGGATGAACTTCACGCGTTGCCGGCGGGGCACGCCATGTTCGCGGACGGGACGCCGTGGCGGTACGCGCGGCCGTTCCCGCCCAAACGGCCGGTAGTGGACCTTCCATTGCCGGAAGTGCTCACCGAGATACGGCGGCGCCTGGAACATGCGGTCATCAAGCGCCTCATGAGCGACGTGCCGGTCGGCGTTTATTTGTCCGGCGGCTTGGACAGCAGCTTGGTTGCCGCGCTGATGCGCCCTCACACGGTCGAACTTCATTCCTTTACGGCGGGCATGGAAGGCGCGCCTGACCTCGAAATGGCCCGCGATGTCGCTTCTTGGCTCGGAACGAATCATCATGAGCGGGTATACACCGCAGACGATATCGAAAACGCGCTGCCAGACGTTATCCGGCATCTGGAATCCTTCGATGCGCCCCTGGTGCGTTCGGCGGCGCCGATGTATTTCGTATCGAAACTGGCCTGCAAACACGTGAAGGTCGTGCTGACCGGCGAAGGGGCCGACGAACTGTTCGCGGGATACGAGTACCTCAAGACCCTGGATCAAGGCATGGAACTGCGGCAGGAATTGTGGAATATCATTGAACGGCTTCAAGATACAAATCTGCAACGCACGGACCGCATGACGATGGTCCACGGCATTGAGGGCCGGGTACCGTTTCTCGACCTCGGCCTGCTGCGTTTCGTTTCGCGGCTTCCCCTCGATCTTCTCGCGCCGCGCGAGGACCGCCCGGAGAAATGGCTGTTGCGCGAAGCCTGTAAGGGCATCCTGCCGCCGGAGATCCTCGCACGGAAAAAGATGAAATTCTCGGAGGGCGCGGGCTCCGCGAATGTCGTTGCCGAACGCATCCGTTCGGCAATGACCGCCGAGGAATTCGAGCAGGCGCGCCGGACAGCCGCCAAACAAGGCCTGCGTTCCCCCGAGGAACTGCACTACTTCCGCATCTGGCGCGAAGAGATGGGGCCGCATGTTCCGCCCGCCCTTGTGGGCCGCACGTCGGATCCATGCGCCGCGGCATAG